From the Leucobacter tenebrionis genome, one window contains:
- a CDS encoding helix-turn-helix transcriptional regulator, which yields MIGRRATDRTPLARVVGEIDYAYTHGRYARARELLERNLIAGWFGLAPERFAEIVSDLSRSDEPPGALLQILALMLSKRSGGDDGSRDAVPERSLDADAAVVEMGGALGMDSSLIEQLRRSGGEQGVPVTSLVQLLHMFTLRLEGRPKQAMRVIGALEQHLGSMETVLDRSRGWTLFIAVQHGITAMLAGDLSAALASFTRARMQRYAPEHGFLVRDACLKSAIIEVLYGDVERARALLVEAEDVIRTESWVEAANDAAQRLVETFVLSETPDDALGLLDRVPMRDFGELWPFYIVAVQQLLADAGRVEESDARFALFDTLALPRVLGEGFNGSAFALCRYANALASGNLEEARENLAEADGDLVVTRLAIAVQDLLSGRPREAQQRVAGLRQETRGLRMLDVYRLSVLAGSHLALGEEEECAEVLGFVLRLPGGPRPRELAAFTSEVRAFAETRFAAWPSLPGWAERFSFDVRPVLTERELEILGELAAGRSREQIAQAEFISMNTLKTHLRSLYRKLGVRSRTGAVLEGERRGLL from the coding sequence ATGATCGGGCGCCGAGCCACCGACCGTACGCCGCTCGCCCGCGTCGTCGGTGAGATCGACTATGCATATACGCACGGCCGATACGCCCGAGCGAGGGAACTGCTCGAGCGCAATTTGATTGCCGGCTGGTTCGGGCTTGCTCCGGAGCGCTTCGCGGAGATCGTCAGCGATCTCTCGCGGAGCGATGAGCCCCCCGGCGCCTTGCTGCAAATCCTCGCGCTGATGCTGTCGAAGAGGAGCGGGGGCGATGACGGATCCCGCGATGCGGTTCCTGAGCGCTCCCTCGATGCCGATGCCGCAGTCGTCGAGATGGGCGGAGCGCTGGGGATGGATTCCAGCCTGATCGAACAATTGCGCCGTTCGGGTGGTGAGCAGGGCGTACCGGTGACGAGCCTCGTGCAGTTGCTGCACATGTTCACTCTGAGGCTCGAGGGTCGACCGAAGCAGGCCATGCGCGTGATCGGGGCACTCGAACAGCACCTGGGAAGCATGGAGACGGTGCTCGACCGCAGTCGTGGCTGGACTCTGTTCATCGCGGTGCAGCACGGCATCACAGCTATGCTGGCCGGTGATCTCTCCGCGGCGCTCGCGAGCTTCACGCGCGCTCGGATGCAGCGGTACGCTCCGGAACACGGATTCCTCGTGCGAGACGCCTGCCTGAAGTCCGCGATCATCGAGGTGCTCTACGGGGATGTCGAACGTGCTCGGGCCCTGCTGGTCGAAGCCGAGGACGTCATCCGTACTGAGAGCTGGGTCGAGGCGGCGAACGATGCGGCTCAGCGGTTGGTCGAAACCTTCGTGCTGTCGGAGACTCCGGATGACGCGCTTGGCCTGCTCGACCGTGTGCCGATGCGAGACTTCGGCGAGCTCTGGCCCTTCTACATCGTGGCCGTGCAGCAACTCCTCGCCGACGCAGGGCGCGTCGAGGAAAGCGACGCTCGATTCGCGCTGTTCGATACCCTCGCGCTGCCGCGAGTGCTGGGCGAGGGGTTCAACGGCAGTGCGTTCGCGCTATGCCGATACGCAAACGCGCTCGCGTCGGGCAATCTCGAGGAGGCCAGAGAGAACCTTGCTGAGGCCGACGGCGACCTGGTGGTGACGAGGCTGGCGATAGCGGTGCAGGATCTCCTGTCCGGTCGTCCACGTGAAGCGCAGCAGCGCGTTGCAGGGCTGCGGCAAGAGACACGTGGATTGCGCATGCTGGATGTGTACCGCCTCTCGGTGCTCGCCGGCAGCCATCTCGCCCTCGGCGAGGAAGAGGAATGCGCCGAGGTTCTGGGGTTCGTTCTCCGCTTACCGGGCGGACCGAGGCCTCGCGAACTCGCGGCATTCACGAGTGAGGTACGTGCGTTCGCCGAAACCCGTTTCGCAGCCTGGCCCTCGTTACCCGGCTGGGCGGAACGGTTCTCGTTCGACGTGCGGCCGGTACTCACGGAGCGGGAGCTGGAGATACTGGGAGAATTAGCGGCGGGTCGGTCGCGTGAGCAGATAGCGCAGGCGGAGTTCATCTCGATGAATACGCTCAAGACGCACCTGCGCTCGCTGTATCGCAAGCTCGGCGTGCGCTCACGCACCGGTGCCGTGCTCGAGGGAGAGCGCCGGGGCCTGCTCTGA
- a CDS encoding Rv2578c family radical SAM protein, whose protein sequence is MRWSGQRRDATAEEALPGLELGEVAAVPGHLRTVRAPEFAGLVFHEVIAKSALNKVPGQSSMPFSWTINPYRGCSHACVYCFARGSHRYLEFDAGRDFDSQVVVKVNVAEVLGRELARPSWERERVALGTNTDPYQRAEGRYRLMPGIIEALARSGTPMSILTKGTLLRRDLPLLAEARHRVPIALAMSIAVGDPELQQSIEPGTPTTRARLDTVAAAREAGFEVDVFLMPVLPHLTDSAAHLNGLLRDIRDAGASSVLYGALHLRSHVKPWFFAWLEREYPELLPAYRRLYPGSASRAPQAYRMELAARIRPLIRRFGLERERRSTAEELGREAARRPVEFAALDAPGAPAPTLF, encoded by the coding sequence ATGAGATGGAGCGGACAGCGCCGAGACGCGACCGCCGAGGAGGCCCTCCCCGGGCTCGAGCTCGGCGAGGTCGCCGCCGTGCCCGGGCACCTGCGCACCGTGCGCGCCCCCGAGTTCGCCGGCCTCGTCTTCCACGAGGTGATCGCGAAGAGCGCGCTGAACAAGGTGCCGGGCCAGTCGTCGATGCCGTTCTCCTGGACCATCAATCCCTACCGCGGATGCTCGCACGCGTGCGTTTATTGTTTCGCCCGCGGTTCCCATCGTTATCTCGAGTTCGACGCCGGGCGCGACTTCGACTCGCAGGTCGTGGTGAAGGTCAACGTGGCCGAGGTGCTCGGGCGCGAACTCGCGAGGCCCTCCTGGGAGCGGGAACGGGTGGCACTCGGCACGAACACGGACCCCTATCAGCGCGCCGAGGGGCGCTATCGCCTGATGCCGGGCATCATCGAGGCGCTCGCCCGCAGCGGCACGCCGATGTCGATCCTCACCAAGGGCACTCTCCTGCGCCGCGACCTGCCCCTGCTCGCCGAGGCCAGGCATCGGGTGCCCATCGCGCTCGCGATGTCGATCGCGGTCGGCGATCCCGAACTGCAGCAGTCGATCGAGCCGGGCACTCCCACGACCCGCGCCCGGCTCGACACGGTCGCCGCGGCGCGCGAGGCGGGCTTCGAGGTGGATGTCTTCCTGATGCCGGTCCTGCCGCACCTCACGGATTCGGCGGCGCACCTGAACGGACTCCTGCGGGACATCCGCGACGCCGGAGCGAGTTCGGTGCTCTACGGCGCGCTCCACCTCAGGTCGCACGTGAAGCCCTGGTTCTTCGCCTGGCTCGAACGGGAGTACCCGGAGCTCCTGCCCGCGTACCGGAGGCTCTACCCGGGCAGCGCGAGTCGTGCCCCGCAGGCGTACCGCATGGAACTGGCGGCGCGGATCCGCCCGTTGATCCGGCGCTTCGGCCTCGAGCGCGAGAGGCGCAGCACAGCTGAGGAGCTCGGCCGCGAGGCTGCCCGCCGACCCGTCGAGTTCGCGGCCCTCGATGCGCCAGGCGCTCCCGCGCCTACGCTCTTCTAG
- a CDS encoding adenylosuccinate synthase has product MPAVLITGAQWGDEGKGRATDLLGSRVEYVVKFNGGNNAGHTVVVGDEKYALHLLPSGILTPGVVPVIGNGVVIDLGVLKQELDALSSRGVDVSRLKVSANAHVITAYHRTLDKVTERFLGKRQIGTTGRGIGPAYADKINRVGIRIQDLFDESILRQKVEAALEFKNQVLVKIYNRRAIEADEVIADLLSFREMLEPMVCDTGLLLHEAMQADKTVLFEAGQATMLDIDHGTYPFVTSSNATAGGASTGSGLPPHQLDRVISVVKAYTTRVGAGPFPTELFDEFGEHLASVGHEYGTTTGRPRRCGWYDAPIARYAARINGVTDFVLTKLDVLSGLETIPVCVAYDVNGVRHDEMPVNQSDFHHAKPIYEEFPGWSEDISGARRFEDLPKNAQDYILALEAMSGSRISAIGVGPEREQVVVRHDLLD; this is encoded by the coding sequence ATGCCCGCTGTACTGATCACCGGTGCCCAGTGGGGCGACGAGGGGAAGGGGCGCGCGACCGATCTGCTCGGCAGTCGCGTCGAATACGTCGTCAAGTTCAACGGCGGCAACAACGCCGGCCACACCGTCGTCGTCGGCGACGAGAAGTACGCGCTGCACCTGCTCCCATCGGGCATCCTGACGCCCGGCGTCGTGCCGGTGATCGGCAACGGCGTGGTCATCGATCTCGGCGTGCTGAAGCAGGAGCTCGACGCGCTCAGCAGCCGCGGCGTCGATGTGTCGAGGCTGAAGGTGAGCGCGAATGCGCACGTCATCACCGCCTACCACCGCACCCTCGACAAGGTCACCGAGCGCTTCCTCGGCAAGCGACAGATCGGCACGACGGGCCGCGGGATCGGCCCGGCCTACGCCGACAAGATCAACCGCGTCGGCATCCGCATCCAGGATCTCTTCGACGAGAGCATCCTCCGCCAGAAGGTGGAGGCGGCGCTCGAGTTCAAGAACCAGGTGCTCGTCAAGATCTACAACCGACGCGCCATCGAGGCCGACGAGGTGATCGCCGACCTGCTGAGCTTCCGCGAGATGCTCGAGCCGATGGTGTGCGATACCGGGCTGCTGCTGCACGAGGCCATGCAGGCCGACAAGACCGTGCTGTTCGAGGCCGGCCAGGCGACCATGCTCGACATCGACCACGGCACCTACCCGTTCGTGACCTCCTCGAACGCGACGGCCGGCGGCGCGAGCACCGGATCGGGGCTGCCGCCCCACCAGCTCGACCGCGTCATCTCGGTCGTCAAGGCCTACACGACCCGCGTCGGCGCCGGGCCGTTCCCCACGGAGCTCTTCGACGAGTTCGGCGAGCACCTGGCGAGCGTCGGCCACGAGTACGGCACGACCACGGGGCGCCCGCGCCGGTGCGGCTGGTACGACGCCCCCATCGCGCGTTACGCCGCCCGCATCAACGGCGTCACCGACTTCGTGCTCACCAAGCTCGACGTGCTCTCGGGGCTCGAGACCATTCCCGTCTGCGTCGCCTACGACGTGAACGGCGTGCGCCACGACGAGATGCCCGTCAATCAGAGCGATTTCCACCACGCGAAGCCGATCTACGAGGAGTTCCCCGGCTGGTCCGAGGACATCTCGGGGGCGCGTCGCTTCGAGGACCTGCCGAAGAACGCGCAGGATTACATCCTCGCCCTCGAGGCGATGAGCGGATCGCGCATCTCCGCGATCGGGGTGGGCCCCGAGCGCGAGCAGGTCGTGGTGCGCCACGATCTGCTCGACTGA
- a CDS encoding 3-methyladenine DNA glycosylase has translation MLTEAAWRLREADHQRRADALTAAHRERKQRGEKHPVEDFLWTYYSVKPSELRRWHPGTGVLEGAADRASWKYYRVHGEHDATIDLDAFFARRGGTVDYVDDLLRSTLDHAPRFGCFGLHEWAMVYRMTPEQLRHTSLPLRIGHEATDRVVESHPIGCTHFDAFRFFTPSAAPLNALQPTRETQPELEQSGCLHAGMDVYKWAAKLGPIIPGELLLDCFELARDIREVDMQASPYDVTGFFGADGSPLTPIAIETAEGKREYVRRQRVFAERGDALRRRVLAAISAARAARRA, from the coding sequence ATGCTCACCGAAGCCGCCTGGCGACTCCGCGAGGCCGACCACCAGCGCCGGGCCGACGCCCTCACCGCTGCGCATCGCGAGCGCAAGCAGCGGGGCGAGAAGCATCCGGTCGAGGACTTCCTCTGGACCTACTACTCGGTGAAGCCGAGCGAACTGCGGCGCTGGCATCCGGGCACCGGGGTGCTCGAGGGGGCGGCGGATCGGGCGTCGTGGAAGTACTACCGCGTTCACGGCGAGCACGACGCGACCATCGACCTCGACGCCTTCTTCGCGCGACGCGGCGGCACCGTCGATTACGTCGACGATCTGCTGCGCAGCACCCTCGACCACGCGCCCCGCTTCGGATGCTTCGGCCTCCACGAGTGGGCGATGGTCTACCGCATGACCCCGGAGCAGCTGCGGCACACGTCCCTCCCGCTGCGCATCGGGCACGAGGCCACCGACCGTGTCGTCGAGAGCCACCCCATCGGATGCACGCACTTCGACGCCTTCCGGTTCTTCACCCCCTCGGCGGCGCCGCTCAACGCACTGCAACCGACGCGGGAGACGCAGCCCGAGTTGGAGCAGTCGGGCTGCCTGCACGCGGGCATGGACGTCTACAAGTGGGCCGCCAAACTCGGCCCGATCATCCCCGGCGAGCTGCTGCTCGACTGCTTCGAGCTCGCGCGCGATATCCGCGAGGTCGACATGCAGGCCTCGCCGTACGACGTGACCGGCTTCTTCGGGGCCGACGGTTCGCCGCTCACGCCGATCGCGATCGAGACGGCGGAGGGCAAGCGCGAGTACGTGCGCAGGCAGCGCGTCTTCGCCGAGCGGGGCGACGCGCTGCGCCGACGGGTGCTCGCGGCGATCAGCGCCGCTCGGGCGGCTAGAAGAGCGTAG
- a CDS encoding DUF3151 domain-containing protein, translating to MIGENLLGPEPTLLSEDPAAATASQPGADPESVVREHPESPLAWAILADRADAAGDEIEAYAFARVGYHRGLDALRKAGWRGAGPVPWSHEPNRGVLRALYALRRAAGRIGEQGEVERLTEFLNGADPGAIAAIEG from the coding sequence ATGATCGGCGAGAACCTGCTCGGCCCCGAGCCGACCCTCTTGAGCGAGGATCCCGCAGCGGCGACCGCGTCGCAGCCGGGCGCGGATCCCGAATCCGTCGTGCGCGAGCACCCCGAATCGCCGCTCGCGTGGGCGATCCTCGCCGACCGCGCCGATGCGGCCGGTGACGAGATCGAGGCCTACGCCTTCGCGCGCGTCGGTTACCACCGCGGCCTCGACGCGCTCCGCAAGGCGGGCTGGCGCGGCGCCGGTCCGGTGCCGTGGTCGCACGAGCCCAATCGCGGTGTGCTGCGCGCGCTCTACGCGCTCCGCCGGGCTGCCGGCCGCATCGGCGAGCAGGGTGAGGTCGAGCGACTCACCGAGTTCCTGAACGGCGCCGACCCCGGAGCGATCGCCGCGATCGAGGGGTGA
- a CDS encoding chorismate mutase, with product MSQETPETRLAALRSSIDNIDAALVHMLAERFRCTQEVGHLKAAHDMPPSDPAREARQIARLRSLAEEANLDPEFAEKWFNFVVAEVIHHHTRIAEDSE from the coding sequence ATGAGCCAAGAGACGCCCGAGACCCGACTGGCCGCACTGCGATCCAGCATCGACAACATCGACGCCGCGCTCGTGCACATGCTGGCCGAGCGCTTCCGCTGCACGCAAGAGGTCGGCCATCTGAAAGCCGCACATGACATGCCCCCCTCGGATCCGGCCCGCGAGGCGCGCCAGATCGCGCGGCTGCGCTCGCTTGCCGAGGAGGCCAACCTCGACCCCGAGTTCGCCGAGAAGTGGTTCAACTTCGTCGTCGCCGAGGTGATCCACCACCACACGCGGATCGCCGAGGACTCGGAGTAG